AAGGTCCTTCGCCTCTATTTCGGCCTCGAAGGCGGACGCGAACATACCCTCGAGGAAATCGGCTCCATGCTCGGCGTCACCCGCGAGCGCGTTCGTCAGTTGCGCGACCGCGCCCTCAAGCGCCTGCGCGAGGGCGACGTGGGCCGGGCACTCGGCAGCTTTGCGGCGTAGGGCGTAGGAGAGGAGGAGCGTACGACGGCGGGACTGCGCACGGGCGTGCGCATCCCGCGGTTTCAACAGAATTCGGAGTCTCGGTCGGGCCGGCGTGAGCCGGCCCTTTCCGTTTTTGGCTCCCCGCCGGCCGGCGCTGTTTGCAGGAACCTGCCCGTTTGATCACATTTCTTCTCCCTTCCCCCGCCGTGCCATGATCCGCCTCATCGACGTCCACAAATCCTTCGGCTCGAAGCTGGTCCTCGATGGCTTCACGCTCGACGTACCCGAAGGCGAGACCGTCGTCATCATCGGCTTCTCCGGCAGCGGCAAGTCGGTCGCCATCAAACACATCGTCGGCCTCCTCGAACCCGATTCCGGCCAGGTCTGGGTGGACGGCCTCGAAGTCGAAAAGCTCTCCCGCAAGGAACTCTACAAGCTCCGCGCGCGCGTCGGCTACGTCTTCCAATTCTCCGCGCTCTTCGACTCGTTCACCGTGGGCGACAACGTCGCCATGGGCCTGCGCAAGCAGGGCGAACTCACCAACAAGGAGATCGCCGAGCGCGTCCACGAAACCCTCGACCTCGTGGACCTCGCCGACGTCCCCGATAAATTCCCGGCCGAACTCTCCGGCGGCATGCGCAAGCGCGTCGGCATCGCCCGCGCCATCGCCACGCGACCCAAGTACATCCTGTACGACGAGCCAACCACCGGCCTCGATCCCGTCACCAGCGCGGTCATCGACCACCTCATGGTCCGCCTGCGGGAGCGACTCGGCGTCACGGGCGTCGTCATCACGCACGACATGCGCAGCGCCTACACCGTGGGCACCCGCATCGCGATGCTCTACGAGGGCAAGGTGCGCCAGTACGGCACCGTGGATGAGATCCAGCACACCGACGACCCCATCGTGCGGCAGTTCATCGAGGGCCGCCCATCGCTGGAAGCCGACGCGCACATCATGGCCGAGGCCGCCCGGTGACCCGGCCGCGCGCCAAGCTCGAGATCTCTGCCGGCGGCGTCGTCTACCGCATGCAGGACGGCCGGCCCCTGTATCTGTTGATCTGCGACAGCTACAAGAACTGGGGATTTCCCAAGGGGCACATCGAGAAGGGCGAGCAGCCCGCCGCGGCGGCCGCCCGCGAAGTCACCGAAGAGACCGGGCTCGAGGATCTCGACGTGCGCGGCGACGTCGACGTCATCGATTGGTACTTCCGGTTCCGCGGCCGGCTCATCCACAAGGTCTGCCACTTCTTCCTGATGGAGACCGTGGCGACCAAGACCTGCCCGCAGCGCGCCGAAGGCATCAGCGCCTGCAAATGGCTCCCGTTCGACGACGCCGATGCCAGGATCTCCTACGGCAACGCCCGCGAGGTGCTGCGGCGCGCCCACGACCAGGTCTCCGCGCGCCTTGCTGGCGTCTGATTCATGCTCGATCTCGCCGCGGCGGCCCCCCCTCCCACCGTTCTCGTCTTCGCGCCCCGTGAACGGACGCGCTCCATGGCGCGCGACACCTTTCCCCGGCGCCGCTGGCGCCTCATCGTGCGTCGCGGGGTGGACGAGTTCGCCCGCGCCTTCCGCGACGAACTGATCGACGCGGCGATCGTCGACCTCGGATCGGCCCAGGAAGACAACTGGCGCGCCGCCGCGTTCGCCCGCGAGTACCCGAGCGTGCCGTTCTTCGCCCTCACCACGCTCCGCGCCGCCGACGGTCCCGTGCTCGCCCAGTGTGCGTCGCTGGAGTTCGCCGATGTTCTGGTCGAGGACGTGGACGAGGACGCCATGCGCGAACTCATATTGCGCCAGGCATACTCGATGCGCTTCGCGGCCGCCCTCGGTGCGCCCCCCGAACCGCTGGGCCTCACCAATCCCCTCCAACTGGACGCGTGGCGGTACCTGGTCCAGCACGCCGGCCGGCCCGTGCGCACGGCGGCGCTCGCCGAGGCCCTGGGCGTGACCCGCGAGCACCTGAGCCGCAGCTTCTCGACCGGCGGCGCCCCGAATCTCAAACGCGTCATCGACCTCATCCGGCTGATCGGGGCGGCCGAGCTGGCCAAGAACCCGGGGTACGACGTCCGCGACGTGGCCCACGTGCTCGGCTTCGCCTCGTCGTCCCACCTGTCGAGCACCGCGCAGCGGATTGCCGGTACCCGGCCCACCTCGCTGGCCCG
The window above is part of the Gemmatimonadaceae bacterium genome. Proteins encoded here:
- a CDS encoding ABC transporter ATP-binding protein — its product is MIRLIDVHKSFGSKLVLDGFTLDVPEGETVVIIGFSGSGKSVAIKHIVGLLEPDSGQVWVDGLEVEKLSRKELYKLRARVGYVFQFSALFDSFTVGDNVAMGLRKQGELTNKEIAERVHETLDLVDLADVPDKFPAELSGGMRKRVGIARAIATRPKYILYDEPTTGLDPVTSAVIDHLMVRLRERLGVTGVVITHDMRSAYTVGTRIAMLYEGKVRQYGTVDEIQHTDDPIVRQFIEGRPSLEADAHIMAEAAR
- a CDS encoding AraC family transcriptional regulator, which gives rise to MLDLAAAAPPPTVLVFAPRERTRSMARDTFPRRRWRLIVRRGVDEFARAFRDELIDAAIVDLGSAQEDNWRAAAFAREYPSVPFFALTTLRAADGPVLAQCASLEFADVLVEDVDEDAMRELILRQAYSMRFAAALGAPPEPLGLTNPLQLDAWRYLVQHAGRPVRTAALAEALGVTREHLSRSFSTGGAPNLKRVIDLIRLIGAAELAKNPGYDVRDVAHVLGFASSSHLSSTAQRIAGTRPTSLARLRTVDLIDRFNRGHARSRG
- a CDS encoding NUDIX domain-containing protein, giving the protein MTRPRAKLEISAGGVVYRMQDGRPLYLLICDSYKNWGFPKGHIEKGEQPAAAAAREVTEETGLEDLDVRGDVDVIDWYFRFRGRLIHKVCHFFLMETVATKTCPQRAEGISACKWLPFDDADARISYGNAREVLRRAHDQVSARLAGV